The following are encoded in a window of Sinorhizobium sojae CCBAU 05684 genomic DNA:
- the purH gene encoding bifunctional phosphoribosylaminoimidazolecarboxamide formyltransferase/IMP cyclohydrolase, translating into MAVASKKIPAPNEVLIKTALLSVSDKTGVVELAKALHEKGIRLVSTGGTHKAISAAGLPVSDVSELTGFPEIMDGRVKTLHPNVHGGLLAIRDDAEHMAAMGEHGIAAIDLAVINLYPFEEVRAVGGDYPTTVENIDIGGPAMIRASAKNHAYVTIVTDPADYPLLLEEIADGTTRYAFRQKMAAKAYARTAAYDAAISNWFAEALDTPMPRHRVIGGVLKEEMRYGENPHQKAGFYVTGDKRPGVATASLLQGKQLSYNNINDTDAAFELVAEFLPDKSPACAIIKHANPCGVATAPTLVEAYRRALACDSTSAFGGIIALNQELDAETAEEIVKLFTEVIIAPSVSDDARAIIARKPNLRLLAAGGLPDPRVPGLSAKTVAGGLLVQTRDNGMVEDLELKVVTERAPTAQELEDMKFAFKVAKHVKSNAVVYAKDGQTAGIGAGQMSRVDSARIAAVKAEEAAKALGLAAPLTRGSAVASEAFLPFADGLLSAIAAGATAVIQPGGSMRDDEVIAAANEHDVAMVFTGMRHFRH; encoded by the coding sequence ATGGCTGTCGCCTCCAAGAAAATCCCCGCCCCGAACGAGGTTCTGATCAAAACCGCCCTGCTCTCGGTCTCCGACAAGACAGGCGTTGTCGAGCTCGCCAAGGCTCTGCACGAGAAGGGCATCCGGCTGGTTTCGACCGGCGGCACCCACAAGGCGATTTCCGCAGCCGGGCTTCCCGTCAGCGACGTTTCGGAACTGACCGGCTTTCCGGAGATTATGGACGGCCGGGTCAAGACGCTTCACCCGAATGTCCATGGCGGGCTGCTTGCCATTCGCGACGACGCCGAACACATGGCGGCCATGGGTGAGCACGGAATCGCGGCCATCGACCTTGCCGTCATCAACCTCTATCCCTTCGAAGAAGTGCGCGCAGTCGGCGGCGACTATCCGACGACGGTCGAGAATATCGACATCGGCGGCCCGGCCATGATCCGCGCTTCGGCCAAGAACCACGCCTATGTGACGATCGTCACCGACCCGGCCGATTACCCGCTGCTTCTCGAGGAGATTGCCGACGGCACCACGCGCTACGCCTTCCGCCAGAAGATGGCGGCCAAGGCCTATGCTCGCACCGCCGCTTACGATGCGGCGATCTCCAACTGGTTCGCAGAAGCGCTCGACACGCCCATGCCGCGCCACCGCGTGATCGGCGGCGTGCTCAAGGAGGAGATGCGCTACGGCGAAAACCCGCACCAGAAGGCTGGCTTCTACGTGACCGGCGACAAGCGCCCCGGTGTCGCGACCGCAAGCCTCCTGCAGGGCAAGCAGCTCTCCTACAACAATATCAACGACACGGACGCGGCCTTCGAGCTGGTCGCCGAATTCCTGCCGGACAAGTCGCCCGCCTGCGCGATCATCAAGCACGCCAATCCCTGCGGCGTCGCCACCGCGCCGACCCTTGTCGAGGCTTATCGGCGGGCGCTCGCCTGCGATTCGACCTCGGCCTTTGGCGGCATCATCGCCCTCAATCAGGAGCTTGATGCGGAAACGGCCGAGGAGATCGTCAAGCTCTTCACCGAGGTGATCATCGCACCATCCGTCAGCGACGATGCAAGGGCGATCATTGCCCGCAAGCCGAACCTCCGCCTGCTTGCGGCCGGCGGTCTGCCGGATCCGCGCGTGCCTGGCCTTTCCGCCAAGACGGTGGCCGGCGGTCTTCTCGTGCAGACACGCGACAACGGCATGGTCGAGGATCTGGAGCTGAAGGTGGTGACCGAGCGGGCGCCGACCGCGCAGGAGCTCGAGGACATGAAATTCGCCTTCAAGGTGGCTAAGCACGTGAAGTCGAACGCCGTCGTCTACGCCAAGGACGGCCAGACCGCCGGCATCGGCGCCGGACAGATGAGCCGCGTCGATTCCGCCCGCATCGCCGCCGTCAAGGCGGAGGAAGCGGCCAAGGCACTGGGTCTCGCCGCGCCGTTGACCCGCGGCTCCGCCGTCGCCTCCGAGGCCTTCCTGCCCTTCGCCGACGGACTGCTCTCGGCGATTGCCGCCGGCGCCACCGCCGTCATCCAGCCGGGCGGCTCGATGCGCGACGACGAGGTAATCGCCGCGGCAAACGAGCACGATGTGGCGATGGTGTTCACGGGGATGCGGCACTTCCGGCATTGA
- a CDS encoding NAD-glutamate dehydrogenase, whose amino-acid sequence MGVKYNPKRDRHIDAARAAVGKIGIDTLPPEILFGGASNDDLDLYSPDMLALTAAHARKELARWDGGKPQVSVETVPGVAPGGSEVSIIAITERNMPFLYDSVMGEVTSTHRDIHLAIHPILLMKPGKPVKLFDPEEESDPAHRVSHIQIHLGKLTPIEERSLSKRITDVLEQVHQAVHDWPAMTALLDQVMRELEDYNASRKKSDRDEALAFLRWLRDNNFTFLGMREYTYSGKGENATVERGKGRGLGILSNPEVRVLRQGNDAVFTTPEILAFLEGPDFLIVTKANMKSVVHRRAYMDYIGVKRFDASGNVIGELRIVGLFTSTAYTRQAAEIPLLRHKIEKIIDHFGYDPQSHSGKTLANTLESYPRDDLFQIDVGLLAAFCEQMNELGDRPRVRVLPRIDHFDRFVSVIIFVPREQYDSSVREKIGDYLKTVYDGRVSAYYPAFPEGGLARVHFIIGRSGGKTPRVPQAKLEDAVRTIVTRWIDRFNLLARNEGIELSAGEAYQAAFTPAEAYADLGDMSACKSDDPIRISFYHRHGERPDALELKIFHANHPVSLSRRVPLLENLGFRVISEQTYDIGLRAHGQEQCNVVLHDMELLHRDGHAVNLAKAGVALEEAFLAAWDGTIEDDNFNRLVLLAGLTAREVTVLRSYARYLRQAGITYSQGYIADTLNKYPAIAADIFRLFTTRLDPKLEVKARLKKTNALLAAIEEALSAVPSLDEDRILRRYVNAIQATLRTNYFQKDAEGRPRPVLAFKLDPKALEGLPEPRPFREIFVYGTEVEGVHLRFGKVARGGLRWSDRAQDYRTEVLGLVKAQQVKNAVIVPVGAKGGFYPKQLPAGGTRDEIFRTGTEAYKTFIRSLLSVTDNIVGPDVVPPEDTVRLDGDDPYFVVAADKGTATFSDIANALAQEADFWLDDAFASGGSAGYDHKKMGITARGAWEAVKRHFREMDIDIQTTPFTVAGVGDMSGDVFGNGMLLSEKIRLIAAFDHRDIFIDPNPDTDLSFAERKRMFDLPRSSWQDYDRRALSPGGMIISRADKLVTLTPEAMAAIGIDRQKATPFEIMNAILKSSVDLLWFGGIGTYVRGSNETDAEVGDRANDPIRISAEEVRARVIGEGANLGVTQKGRIGYSLNGGRCNSDAIDNSAGVNSSDVEVNIKIALASAMRDGRLTRPKRNTLLAAMTSEVAHLVLRNNYQQSLAISLTEMQGLSNRTPLARLMERLEADGHLNRKVETLPTDQTMLERYQAGKPLTRPEIGVLLSYAKLVLFDELIKSDLPDDVYFTATLERYFPVKMRKTYASEIRGHRLRREIIATMLANEAINRGGPAFISTLTDATGFLPADVVKAAVLALDGFDLPRIYGEIDALDNKISGGVQNRLYQEVGRVFALVTERALRTRAAEGLVTEAVQRLRDGLQKLRATTRAAISSESAEEAQLKTTAFIESGVPAKLATEIAELSLMTLVPEIMQIATETGEPLNRTAQGYFAVTENLRINRLLAAADRVPAVEQFEAMALSRAVADIATARRDITITALVEHKGERNPVLAWEEQDREHVLSVRDQLRLLTEKGETTLAKIAVAAGLLSDLARGRAK is encoded by the coding sequence ATGGGTGTGAAATACAATCCGAAGCGGGATCGGCATATCGATGCCGCCCGGGCAGCGGTGGGCAAGATCGGAATCGACACACTGCCGCCGGAGATCCTCTTCGGGGGCGCGAGCAACGACGACCTGGACCTTTATTCGCCAGATATGCTGGCCTTGACCGCCGCGCATGCCCGCAAGGAACTGGCCCGCTGGGACGGTGGCAAGCCGCAGGTTTCGGTGGAAACGGTGCCCGGAGTCGCGCCGGGCGGCAGCGAGGTTTCGATCATCGCGATCACCGAGCGCAACATGCCGTTCCTCTATGACTCGGTCATGGGCGAGGTGACGAGCACCCATCGCGACATTCACCTTGCCATCCACCCGATCCTCCTCATGAAACCGGGCAAGCCGGTCAAACTTTTCGATCCGGAAGAGGAAAGCGATCCGGCGCATCGCGTCAGCCATATCCAGATCCACCTCGGCAAGCTGACACCGATCGAGGAGCGCTCGCTCAGCAAGCGCATCACCGACGTCCTGGAGCAGGTGCATCAAGCCGTGCACGACTGGCCGGCCATGACGGCGCTGCTCGACCAGGTCATGCGCGAGCTCGAGGACTACAACGCCTCGCGCAAGAAGAGCGATCGTGACGAGGCGCTCGCCTTCCTTCGCTGGCTAAGGGACAACAACTTCACCTTCCTCGGCATGCGCGAATACACCTATTCCGGCAAGGGCGAGAATGCGACGGTCGAGCGCGGCAAGGGCAGGGGCCTCGGCATCCTCTCCAATCCGGAGGTACGCGTCCTCAGGCAGGGCAACGACGCCGTCTTCACCACGCCGGAGATCCTCGCCTTTCTCGAAGGTCCGGACTTCCTGATCGTTACCAAGGCGAATATGAAGTCGGTCGTGCACCGCCGCGCCTACATGGATTACATCGGCGTCAAGCGCTTCGACGCGTCCGGCAATGTCATCGGCGAGTTGCGCATCGTCGGCCTCTTCACCTCGACCGCCTACACCCGCCAGGCGGCGGAGATTCCGCTCCTCCGACACAAGATCGAGAAGATCATCGACCATTTCGGTTACGACCCGCAGAGCCACTCGGGCAAGACCCTGGCGAATACGTTGGAATCCTACCCGCGCGACGATCTCTTCCAGATCGATGTCGGGCTTCTGGCCGCCTTCTGCGAACAGATGAACGAGCTCGGCGACCGGCCGCGGGTGCGCGTCCTGCCGCGCATCGACCATTTCGATCGGTTCGTCTCTGTCATCATATTCGTCCCGCGCGAACAATATGATTCCAGCGTCCGCGAGAAGATCGGCGATTACCTCAAAACCGTCTATGACGGCCGGGTGTCCGCCTATTATCCCGCCTTCCCGGAAGGGGGGCTGGCGCGCGTGCACTTCATCATCGGCCGCTCGGGCGGCAAGACGCCACGCGTCCCGCAGGCCAAGCTCGAAGATGCGGTGCGCACCATCGTCACGCGCTGGATCGACCGCTTCAACCTGCTCGCCCGCAACGAAGGCATCGAGCTTTCCGCCGGGGAGGCCTATCAGGCCGCCTTCACGCCCGCCGAAGCCTATGCCGACCTTGGCGATATGTCGGCCTGCAAGAGCGACGACCCGATCCGCATCTCCTTCTACCACCGTCATGGCGAAAGGCCGGATGCGCTGGAATTGAAGATCTTCCACGCAAACCACCCGGTTTCGCTCTCCCGCCGCGTGCCGCTGCTCGAAAATCTCGGTTTCCGGGTGATCAGCGAGCAGACCTACGATATCGGCCTGCGCGCCCATGGCCAGGAGCAGTGCAATGTGGTGCTGCACGATATGGAGCTCCTGCATCGCGACGGACATGCGGTCAACCTTGCCAAGGCCGGCGTGGCGCTGGAGGAGGCTTTCCTCGCCGCCTGGGACGGCACGATCGAGGACGACAATTTTAACCGGCTGGTCCTTTTGGCGGGACTGACCGCCCGGGAAGTAACGGTGCTGCGCAGCTATGCGCGCTATCTGCGCCAGGCGGGCATCACCTATTCGCAAGGCTACATAGCCGACACACTGAACAAGTACCCGGCGATTGCCGCCGACATCTTCCGCCTGTTTACGACGCGGCTCGACCCGAAGCTCGAGGTGAAGGCGCGTCTGAAGAAGACCAACGCCCTGCTGGCCGCAATCGAGGAGGCGCTCTCGGCCGTGCCGAGCCTCGACGAGGACCGCATCCTGCGCCGCTACGTCAATGCGATTCAGGCGACGCTCAGGACTAATTATTTTCAGAAGGATGCGGAAGGCAGGCCGCGGCCAGTCCTCGCCTTCAAGCTCGATCCGAAGGCGCTCGAGGGCCTGCCGGAACCCCGCCCCTTCCGAGAGATTTTCGTCTACGGCACCGAAGTCGAGGGTGTACACCTTCGCTTCGGCAAGGTGGCGCGCGGCGGGCTTCGCTGGTCCGATCGGGCGCAGGACTACCGCACCGAGGTGCTGGGCCTCGTCAAGGCGCAGCAGGTGAAGAACGCGGTCATCGTCCCCGTGGGCGCCAAAGGTGGTTTCTACCCGAAACAGCTTCCCGCCGGCGGTACCCGCGACGAAATCTTCAGGACCGGGACGGAGGCCTACAAGACCTTCATTCGCAGCCTTCTGTCGGTGACCGACAACATCGTCGGCCCGGATGTGGTCCCGCCTGAGGACACGGTGCGGCTCGATGGCGACGACCCCTATTTCGTCGTCGCGGCCGACAAGGGAACCGCTACCTTCTCGGACATCGCAAATGCGCTGGCGCAGGAGGCGGACTTCTGGCTCGACGACGCCTTCGCCTCCGGCGGTTCGGCCGGCTACGACCACAAGAAGATGGGGATTACCGCCCGCGGCGCCTGGGAGGCGGTCAAGCGGCACTTCCGCGAGATGGACATCGACATCCAGACGACGCCCTTCACCGTGGCCGGCGTCGGCGACATGTCGGGCGACGTCTTCGGCAACGGCATGCTGCTCTCGGAAAAAATCCGGCTGATCGCCGCCTTCGATCATCGCGACATTTTCATCGATCCGAATCCGGATACCGATCTCTCCTTCGCCGAGCGCAAGCGCATGTTCGACCTGCCGCGCTCAAGCTGGCAGGATTACGACCGCAGGGCGCTTTCGCCGGGAGGCATGATCATTTCCCGCGCCGACAAGCTGGTGACGCTGACGCCCGAGGCCATGGCGGCGATCGGCATCGACAGACAGAAGGCAACACCTTTCGAGATCATGAATGCCATTCTGAAGAGCTCGGTCGACCTTCTCTGGTTCGGCGGCATCGGCACCTATGTGCGCGGCAGCAACGAGACGGATGCCGAGGTCGGCGATCGCGCCAACGACCCGATCCGCATTTCGGCGGAAGAGGTGCGCGCCCGGGTGATCGGCGAAGGCGCCAATCTCGGCGTCACCCAAAAGGGCCGCATCGGCTATTCGCTGAATGGCGGGCGCTGCAATTCCGACGCGATCGACAATTCGGCGGGCGTCAATTCCTCCGACGTCGAGGTCAATATCAAGATTGCGCTCGCCTCGGCCATGCGCGACGGACGCCTCACTCGGCCCAAGCGCAACACGCTGCTTGCCGCAATGACCAGCGAGGTGGCCCACCTGGTGCTCCGCAACAACTATCAGCAATCGCTCGCGATATCGCTGACGGAGATGCAGGGCCTTTCAAACCGCACGCCGCTGGCGCGGCTGATGGAACGACTCGAGGCCGACGGTCACCTCAACCGAAAGGTGGAGACCCTGCCGACGGATCAGACCATGCTCGAGCGCTACCAGGCGGGCAAGCCGCTGACGCGGCCCGAGATCGGCGTCCTGCTCTCCTATGCGAAGCTCGTGCTGTTCGATGAACTGATCAAGAGCGATCTTCCGGACGATGTCTATTTCACCGCGACGCTCGAGCGCTACTTCCCGGTAAAGATGCGCAAGACCTATGCCAGCGAGATCCGGGGTCATCGACTGCGCCGCGAGATCATCGCGACGATGCTCGCAAACGAGGCGATCAACCGCGGCGGCCCGGCCTTCATCTCGACGCTCACGGACGCGACCGGCTTCCTGCCCGCCGACGTCGTCAAGGCAGCCGTATTGGCACTCGACGGCTTCGACCTGCCGCGAATCTACGGCGAGATCGATGCCCTCGACAACAAGATCAGCGGCGGCGTCCAGAACCGGCTGTATCAGGAAGTCGGACGGGTATTCGCGCTCGTGACCGAACGAGCGCTGCGCACGCGCGCCGCAGAGGGATTGGTCACCGAGGCGGTTCAGCGCCTCAGGGACGGCCTGCAAAAGCTCCGTGCCACGACACGCGCAGCGATTTCCAGCGAGAGCGCCGAGGAGGCACAGCTGAAGACGACCGCCTTCATCGAGAGCGGCGTGCCGGCCAAGCTCGCCACAGAGATCGCCGAACTATCGCTGATGACACTGGTGCCGGAGATCATGCAGATCGCCACTGAGACGGGCGAACCGCTGAACCGAACGGCCCAAGGCTATTTCGCCGTCACGGAAAATCTCCGGATCAACCGCCTGCTGGCCGCCGCCGACCGTGTACCCGCCGTCGAGCAATTCGAGGCGATGGCGCTATCGCGCGCCGTTGCCGACATCGCCACCGCCCGCCGCGACATCACGATAACCGCCCTTGTCGAGCACAAAGGGGAGCGGAACCCTGTTCTGGCATGGGAGGAGCAGGATCGCGAACACGTCTTAAGCGTCCGCGATCAACTGAGGCTGCTAACCGAAAAGGGTGAGACCACGCTCGCTAAGATCGCGGTGGCAGCCGGCCTTCTCAGCGACCTTGCACGCGGCAGGGCGAAATGA
- a CDS encoding MFS transporter, with protein sequence MEIAAAQAVEQRRASRLGIAGWMLFDWAAQPFFTVITTFIFAPYFVSRLAANPAEGQAIWGYTLAVSGIVIALLSPVLGALADATGPRKPWIGAFAAIKIVSLAMLWFAVPGSPLLYSAILLALATVAAEFSIVFNDSMMPRLVSEKDVGRISNIAWGLGYLGGMIVLIAVVALLAGNPQTGKTALGLDPLFGLDPAKGEDARITGPIAAAWYLIFILPMFLFTPDAGRATNSLAKATVTGLRELKGTLGELRKRAGILRFLVGRMIYQDGVNGLIALGGAFAAGMFGWQTMELGLYGIILNVIAIFGCFYASRLDMRVGSKAIVIASLVCLTLATLGIVSTGPGFTLFGLMTLPTEDTGGLFGTAAEKAYILYGVLVGIAFGPVQASSRSYLARSVALDEAGRYFGLYALSGRATSFLAPASVATITVLTGSARIGMMALVAFLAVGLAILLRTPYPAHRPE encoded by the coding sequence TTGGAGATCGCGGCTGCACAAGCAGTGGAACAGCGAAGGGCCTCGCGCCTCGGCATTGCCGGCTGGATGCTGTTCGACTGGGCTGCGCAGCCCTTCTTTACCGTTATCACAACCTTCATCTTCGCGCCCTATTTCGTCTCCCGGCTTGCGGCCAACCCCGCCGAGGGGCAGGCGATCTGGGGCTATACCCTCGCCGTTTCCGGGATCGTCATCGCCTTGCTCTCGCCGGTGCTTGGCGCCCTCGCCGACGCGACTGGGCCGCGCAAACCGTGGATCGGCGCCTTCGCCGCGATCAAAATCGTCTCGCTGGCGATGCTCTGGTTTGCCGTGCCCGGCTCGCCGCTCCTCTATTCGGCCATCCTCCTCGCGCTGGCGACCGTCGCCGCCGAATTCTCCATCGTCTTCAACGATTCGATGATGCCGCGTCTCGTCAGCGAGAAAGACGTGGGGCGAATCTCCAACATCGCCTGGGGGCTCGGCTATCTCGGCGGCATGATCGTGCTGATCGCCGTCGTCGCGCTCCTTGCCGGCAACCCGCAGACGGGCAAGACGGCACTCGGCCTCGACCCGCTCTTTGGCCTCGATCCGGCAAAGGGCGAGGATGCCCGCATTACCGGCCCGATCGCGGCGGCCTGGTACCTGATTTTCATCCTGCCGATGTTCCTGTTCACCCCGGATGCGGGCAGGGCGACGAATTCGCTCGCAAAGGCGACGGTGACGGGGCTCAGGGAGCTCAAGGGAACGCTTGGGGAGCTCAGAAAGCGGGCAGGTATATTGCGCTTCCTGGTCGGGCGTATGATCTATCAGGACGGCGTCAACGGCCTGATCGCGCTTGGCGGCGCCTTTGCCGCCGGCATGTTCGGCTGGCAGACGATGGAACTCGGCCTCTACGGCATCATCCTGAACGTGATCGCGATCTTCGGCTGCTTCTATGCCAGCCGGCTCGACATGCGGGTTGGCTCGAAGGCGATCGTCATCGCCAGCCTCGTCTGCCTCACCCTTGCCACGCTCGGTATCGTCTCGACCGGCCCCGGCTTCACGCTCTTCGGACTGATGACGCTGCCGACCGAGGATACGGGCGGGCTCTTCGGCACCGCCGCCGAGAAGGCCTATATCCTCTACGGCGTGCTCGTCGGCATCGCCTTCGGCCCGGTGCAGGCCTCGTCGCGCTCCTATCTCGCCCGCAGCGTCGCGCTCGACGAGGCCGGGCGCTATTTCGGGCTCTACGCGCTCTCCGGGCGGGCCACCTCGTTCCTGGCGCCGGCCTCCGTGGCGACGATCACGGTGCTGACGGGTTCGGCGCGGATCGGCATGATGGCGCTGGTCGCCTTCCTCGCCGTCGGCCTCGCCATCCTCCTGCGAACGCCCTATCCGGCGCATCGCCCCGAGTGA
- a CDS encoding RsmB/NOP family class I SAM-dependent RNA methyltransferase: MPEDKKNDSRPKRTRSSKPFEKGGSRPGSVAAGKPGLQSRQAAAKILAAVVDRKTPLDGMLDQEHGNPAYRALNDADRALVRAILNSALRHLPRIRAAIGSLLQTSLPEGARALEHVLTVAAAQILYLDVPDHSAVDLAVEQAQADPRNRRFASLVNAVLRRLSREKEDILERVQSVPAMPEWFHERLVAHYGRGEADRIAEAQLIPAAIDLTVKADPTSWAERLGGTVLPTGSVRLPEFSGSIPSLAGFDEGAWWVQDAAASIPARLFADLAGKAVLDLCAAPGGKTAQLILAGASVTALDQSSSRLRRLQGNLARLGLEARTKEIDMAEFQPEELFDAALLDAPCSSTGTTRRHPDVLWTKGPEDVEKLARLQEKLLRHALTLIVPGGTVVFSNCSLDPREGEEVVARVVADGLCERQPIAAANWRGLEAAITGLGEFRTTPAMLPLAPPFVGGLDGFYAAVLRRSLA, encoded by the coding sequence ATGCCTGAAGACAAAAAGAACGATTCACGTCCGAAACGAACCCGATCAAGCAAGCCTTTCGAAAAGGGCGGATCGCGACCAGGTTCTGTCGCGGCGGGCAAGCCCGGGCTGCAGAGCCGCCAGGCGGCCGCCAAGATCCTGGCGGCCGTTGTCGACCGCAAGACGCCGCTCGACGGCATGCTCGATCAGGAGCACGGCAATCCCGCCTATCGCGCCCTGAACGATGCCGACCGGGCGCTCGTGCGCGCCATCCTCAATTCCGCACTCAGGCACCTGCCTCGGATCCGGGCGGCAATTGGTTCGCTTCTGCAGACGTCCCTGCCGGAAGGGGCGCGCGCCCTTGAGCATGTGCTGACCGTTGCCGCCGCGCAAATTCTCTATCTCGATGTTCCCGATCATTCCGCCGTCGATCTGGCGGTCGAACAGGCGCAAGCGGATCCGCGCAACCGTCGCTTCGCGAGCCTCGTCAATGCGGTGCTCCGGCGGCTGTCGCGCGAAAAGGAGGACATTCTCGAGCGGGTGCAAAGCGTTCCGGCAATGCCGGAGTGGTTCCACGAACGGCTCGTCGCGCATTATGGTCGCGGAGAGGCGGACAGGATCGCGGAAGCGCAGCTCATTCCGGCCGCCATCGATCTCACGGTCAAGGCCGACCCCACGTCCTGGGCCGAGCGCCTCGGCGGCACGGTCCTGCCGACGGGCTCGGTCCGGCTCCCGGAGTTCTCCGGGTCGATCCCGTCCTTGGCGGGCTTTGACGAGGGCGCCTGGTGGGTGCAGGACGCAGCCGCTTCGATCCCGGCGCGTCTCTTCGCTGATCTTGCCGGCAAGGCCGTGCTCGATCTTTGCGCGGCCCCGGGCGGCAAGACGGCGCAGCTGATCCTTGCCGGGGCAAGCGTGACGGCGCTCGACCAGTCGTCCAGCCGGCTGCGGCGGCTCCAGGGCAATCTTGCACGGCTCGGCCTCGAAGCCCGGACGAAAGAGATCGACATGGCCGAGTTCCAGCCGGAAGAGCTGTTCGATGCGGCACTCCTCGATGCCCCCTGCTCCTCCACCGGCACGACCCGGCGCCACCCGGACGTGCTCTGGACCAAGGGGCCGGAGGACGTCGAAAAGCTTGCGCGACTGCAGGAAAAGCTGCTGCGCCACGCGCTGACCCTCATCGTGCCCGGCGGAACCGTGGTCTTTTCCAATTGCTCGCTCGATCCGCGCGAGGGCGAGGAAGTGGTCGCGCGCGTCGTCGCCGACGGTCTCTGCGAACGGCAGCCGATCGCCGCGGCCAACTGGCGGGGGCTCGAGGCGGCGATCACCGGGCTTGGCGAGTTCCGTACTACGCCGGCGATGCTGCCGCTGGCCCCTCCCTTTGTCGGCGGGCTCGATGGTTTCTATGCGGCGGTACTGCGTCGAAGCCTCGCCTGA
- a CDS encoding heparinase II/III family protein codes for MLFSSERRLLYLYLREGWRRVSRGLSLGRMSALRFAGSTPDRLIVAPTDLRAIDPFVAEEILQGRYPLGGRALDTEGDSPFEIDLPSRAFATKLHSFAWLRHLRAVRDESGFVRLRQIIEDWMATHGRNIGGVSWEADVVAQRIIAWLSHSPVVLRNAERGFYRRFLKCLALQVRYLRHIAETLPDGEARLRVRIALAVASVSMPASASVIRKASQRLDIELDRQVLPDGGHFSRNPRAGLELLLDLLPLRQTYVNLGHDVPSRLIPCIDRMYPALRFFRHQGGELALFNGATSALAHELASVLRYDETAGEPFRSLPHMHFERLALGDTAIIMDTGRPLSVDLSRTAHAGCLSFEMSSGRNRFIINSGAPKFAGERFRQMARATAAHSTVTVNDTSSLRFSKSKFLGPIMTSGLPRIVVERKDEPGVIDAVRANHDGYLAPFGLVHERDIGILNGGRLIRGRDRLSQEDGHEPDAAHAAVAVARFHIHPSIGLRRHSESEIYLSAPDGEGWLFACRDGELAIEEDVFFADPSGIRTSSQITVTFTVGSQPEIQWTLTREG; via the coding sequence ATGCTGTTTTCCAGTGAACGAAGGCTCCTCTACCTGTATCTGCGCGAAGGTTGGCGCCGCGTTTCGCGCGGGCTTTCGCTCGGGCGGATGTCGGCGCTCCGCTTTGCTGGCTCGACGCCCGATCGCCTGATCGTTGCTCCGACGGATCTGAGAGCCATCGATCCCTTCGTGGCCGAGGAGATTCTTCAGGGTCGCTACCCGCTTGGCGGCCGTGCGCTCGACACCGAGGGTGATTCGCCCTTCGAGATCGATCTGCCGTCACGCGCCTTCGCAACCAAGTTGCATTCCTTCGCCTGGCTGCGCCATCTTCGCGCCGTGCGGGACGAATCCGGATTCGTGAGGCTGCGGCAGATCATCGAGGACTGGATGGCCACCCACGGCCGAAACATCGGCGGAGTCTCGTGGGAAGCGGATGTGGTCGCGCAGCGCATCATCGCCTGGCTGTCGCACTCGCCGGTGGTGCTGCGCAACGCCGAGCGCGGTTTCTATCGCCGCTTCCTGAAATGCCTGGCCTTGCAGGTGCGGTATCTCCGGCATATCGCCGAGACCCTGCCCGACGGCGAGGCGCGGCTTCGGGTGCGCATCGCGCTTGCCGTGGCCTCCGTGTCCATGCCCGCCTCGGCTTCGGTGATTCGCAAGGCGTCGCAGCGCCTGGATATCGAGCTCGATCGTCAGGTCCTTCCAGACGGCGGCCATTTCTCCCGCAATCCGCGGGCCGGGCTCGAATTGTTGCTCGACCTGCTGCCGCTGCGACAGACCTATGTCAATCTCGGCCACGACGTGCCGTCACGGTTGATTCCCTGCATCGACCGGATGTATCCGGCGCTGCGGTTCTTTCGTCACCAGGGCGGCGAGCTGGCGCTGTTCAATGGTGCCACCTCGGCACTCGCCCACGAGCTCGCCTCGGTTCTGCGCTATGACGAAACGGCGGGCGAACCGTTCCGTTCGTTGCCGCACATGCATTTCGAGCGGCTTGCGCTTGGCGATACCGCCATCATCATGGATACGGGCCGTCCGCTTTCGGTCGACCTGTCGCGCACGGCCCACGCGGGCTGCCTCTCCTTCGAAATGTCCTCGGGGCGGAACCGTTTCATCATCAATTCCGGCGCACCGAAATTCGCCGGCGAACGATTCCGCCAGATGGCGCGTGCAACCGCCGCCCACTCGACGGTGACCGTCAATGACACCTCTTCGTTGCGCTTCTCGAAATCGAAATTCCTCGGACCCATTATGACGAGTGGGCTGCCACGGATCGTCGTCGAGCGAAAGGACGAGCCCGGTGTGATCGACGCCGTCAGGGCGAACCATGACGGCTATCTCGCGCCGTTCGGCCTGGTGCACGAGCGCGACATCGGGATCTTGAACGGCGGCCGGCTCATCCGCGGCCGCGACCGGCTTTCGCAGGAGGATGGGCACGAGCCGGATGCGGCCCATGCCGCGGTCGCTGTTGCCCGTTTTCATATCCATCCTTCGATCGGCCTGCGCCGGCACAGCGAGAGCGAGATCTATCTCAGCGCGCCCGACGGCGAGGGTTGGCTCTTTGCCTGCCGCGACGGCGAGCTGGCGATCGAGGAGGACGTCTTCTTCGCCGATCCCTCCGGCATTCGAACCTCGTCGCAGATCACCGTCACCTTCACCGTGGGATCACAGCCGGAAATCCAGTGGACGTTGACCCGCGAGGGGTAG